Within the Herpetosiphonaceae bacterium genome, the region ATGCACCTGTTTGGTGACGCCGCCGGCCGTTTGCGCGGCGTGGCGACGCTGCCTGCTTTGCAGGCGGCGATCGCGGATGCTCAGCGGCGCTGCAGCCGGCCGGACGGCATCCTGCTGACCGGCGATCTGGTGCAGGACGACCCGGAGGGCTACCGCTGGATCCGGCACATCTTCGGCGCCTCACAGGTTCCGGTGCTGTGTCTGCCCGGCAATCACGACCTGCCCGACCACATGCACGCCGCGCTCAACAGCGCGCCGTTCGAAGTTTGCCGCCACCGGCAGTTCGGCCGCTGGCTGGTCGTGATGCTCGATTCGTGGCTCGCCAACAGCGCCGGCGGCGAGATCGGCGCCGAGCAGCTGAAGAAGCTGCGTGAAGTGCTGCGCGCCAACCGCAACCAGCACGTGTTGCTCTGCTTGCACCATCAGCCGATCGCGATGCGCAGCGACTGGCTCGACCAGGTGGGCCTCACAGACTCC harbors:
- a CDS encoding metallophosphoesterase; this encodes MHLFGDAAGRLRGVATLPALQAAIADAQRRCSRPDGILLTGDLVQDDPEGYRWIRHIFGASQVPVLCLPGNHDLPDHMHAALNSAPFEVCRHRQFGRWLVVMLDSWLANSAGGEIGAEQLKKLREVLRANRNQHVLLCLHHQPIAMRSDWLDQVGLTDSAEFMALVREHSNVRGVLWGHVHQSLDSFVHGVRFMATPATCAQFLPGSADFAIDNRPPGYRMLELMPDGAIQTEVCWLESYAQSVVA